One Coleofasciculus chthonoplastes PCC 7420 DNA window includes the following coding sequences:
- the recJ gene encoding single-stranded-DNA-specific exonuclease RecJ, with protein sequence MPQPQWHVQPSPDVPQWFLDAVKSYAPASEGYYAAQLLWQRGIRELNQLAGFINPDLYQPASPFEFGQEMKRAVQRLQQARDKGKKVAIWGDFDADGITATSVLWDGLGQFLPQNQHLTYYIPNRLTESHGLNCPGIDQLAESGTQLIVTCDTGSTNLSEIDYADQLGIDIIITDHHTLPEERPNVVSIINPRYFAETHPLFHLSGVAVAYKLVEALYQTLPDIPQQPLEDLLDLVAIGLIADLVQLSGDCRYLAQRGIQTLQQQLKTRTRPGVAKLLELCQRSGDRPTDISFGLGPRINAVSRIQGDASFCVELLTRRDETYTQTLALETELANSRRKSLQKDITEQVKRKLAQLDLSTTCVIVLDDPQWSAGVLGLVAGQIAQEYGRPTVLLSTGEEWGGEGSTLNTSPIARGSARSVNGIDLYELVQSQEHLLHRFGGHPFAAGLSLPVENIPLFSEGINQKLRQQLAAQDALLAPVVTADIVVTVAALGKPLFQELKLLEPCGMGNPVPKLLIENCWFESVWNRNTQDLKGKKVQYIKTELEIWDDSTSVGFPGIWWGHYRDEVPKGRCNAIVELDYNNFKKRPEVRLVAVQSGDRISSFNLPNQLDWILDWRDGMQEDSENLLSMSNPLTPPALVGEPRETPTPEPSDPLTVRDCPTSWDELQLWFRRAMQSERKLAIAYPPPPQLSSRQVWEKLVGLAKFLSRTGKSATLGQLQDKLELSDRTLHRGLTALSGLGFQVKHQGGSIQISGSMGEWDGDAIDPTTKESIQHFLSAIEEEQFLRQYFYQVPLSTIHGMLALSTNNK encoded by the coding sequence ATGCCTCAACCCCAATGGCACGTTCAACCCTCTCCAGATGTTCCCCAATGGTTCCTCGATGCGGTTAAATCCTACGCCCCCGCATCAGAAGGATATTACGCCGCCCAATTATTATGGCAACGCGGAATTCGGGAGTTAAATCAATTAGCTGGATTTATTAATCCCGATTTATATCAACCCGCGAGTCCCTTTGAATTTGGTCAGGAAATGAAACGGGCAGTACAGCGATTGCAACAAGCACGGGATAAGGGAAAAAAAGTAGCAATTTGGGGAGACTTTGACGCCGATGGAATTACCGCAACCAGCGTTTTATGGGACGGATTGGGGCAGTTTTTACCGCAGAATCAACACCTTACCTATTACATTCCCAATCGTCTCACGGAATCTCACGGATTGAATTGTCCGGGAATTGACCAACTCGCAGAATCGGGAACTCAACTGATTGTCACCTGCGATACAGGCAGCACTAATCTCAGCGAAATTGACTATGCTGATCAGTTAGGCATAGACATTATTATTACCGATCATCATACCTTACCAGAGGAGCGACCGAACGTCGTTTCGATTATTAACCCCCGCTATTTTGCCGAAACCCATCCCCTGTTTCATCTTTCTGGTGTAGCGGTAGCGTATAAATTAGTTGAGGCACTGTATCAAACATTACCCGATATTCCCCAACAACCTTTAGAAGATTTATTAGATTTAGTAGCAATTGGTTTAATTGCTGATTTAGTCCAACTGAGTGGTGATTGTCGCTATTTAGCCCAACGGGGAATTCAAACGCTACAGCAACAATTGAAAACCCGCACCCGTCCCGGTGTAGCTAAACTTTTAGAACTCTGTCAGCGCAGTGGCGATCGCCCCACGGATATTTCCTTTGGCTTAGGTCCAAGAATTAATGCCGTGAGTCGGATTCAGGGGGATGCATCTTTTTGTGTGGAATTATTAACCCGTCGCGATGAAACCTATACTCAAACCTTAGCCTTAGAAACAGAATTAGCTAATAGCCGCCGCAAATCCTTACAGAAAGATATTACGGAACAGGTTAAACGGAAACTGGCACAACTTGACCTTTCAACAACCTGTGTTATTGTTCTAGATGATCCCCAATGGTCAGCAGGCGTTTTAGGCTTAGTCGCGGGTCAAATTGCCCAAGAATATGGACGCCCGACAGTTTTATTAAGTACAGGTGAAGAGTGGGGCGGCGAAGGGTCAACACTTAACACTTCGCCGATCGCCAGAGGATCTGCCCGTTCAGTGAATGGAATTGATTTGTATGAATTAGTCCAATCCCAAGAACACCTATTACACCGATTCGGCGGACATCCCTTTGCTGCTGGGTTAAGTTTACCTGTAGAAAATATTCCCTTATTTAGCGAAGGGATTAATCAAAAGTTACGTCAACAACTCGCCGCCCAAGACGCCTTATTAGCCCCAGTTGTTACTGCTGATATTGTCGTCACGGTTGCGGCTTTAGGCAAACCATTATTCCAGGAACTTAAACTCTTAGAACCTTGTGGCATGGGTAATCCGGTTCCCAAACTGCTAATTGAAAACTGCTGGTTTGAATCAGTTTGGAATCGGAATACTCAGGATTTGAAAGGAAAAAAAGTGCAATATATTAAAACTGAATTAGAAATCTGGGATGATTCCACAAGTGTGGGATTTCCCGGTATCTGGTGGGGACATTATCGCGATGAAGTTCCCAAAGGTCGATGTAATGCGATTGTGGAACTGGACTATAATAACTTCAAAAAACGTCCTGAAGTGCGCTTAGTCGCCGTTCAATCGGGGGATAGGATTTCCTCGTTTAATCTTCCCAATCAACTGGATTGGATTTTAGATTGGCGCGATGGAATGCAGGAGGATAGTGAGAACCTGCTGTCGATGTCCAATCCTTTGACGCCACCCGCCTTAGTGGGCGAACCAAGGGAAACGCCCACACCTGAACCCAGTGATCCATTAACCGTTCGCGACTGTCCCACCAGTTGGGATGAATTGCAACTCTGGTTTAGACGGGCGATGCAAAGCGAACGAAAATTAGCGATCGCCTATCCGCCACCGCCTCAACTCTCCTCCCGCCAGGTTTGGGAGAAATTAGTCGGACTCGCTAAATTCCTCAGTCGCACCGGGAAATCCGCTACCCTAGGGCAATTGCAAGACAAGTTAGAATTAAGCGATCGCACCTTACATCGGGGACTCACCGCCCTTTCCGGTTTAGGGTTTCAGGTGAAACACCAAGGCGGGTCAATCCAAATTAGTGGGTCAATGGGGGAGTGGGATGGAGACGCGATCGATCCAACCACAAAAGAAAGCATTCAACACTTTTTATCGGCTATCGAAGAAGAACAATTTTTGCGTCAGTATTTTTATCAGGTTCCCTTGTCCACCATTCATGGAATGTTAGCGCTATCAACAAATAATAAATAG